From one Acipenser ruthenus chromosome 21, fAciRut3.2 maternal haplotype, whole genome shotgun sequence genomic stretch:
- the LOC117428255 gene encoding dual specificity mitogen-activated protein kinase kinase 1 translates to MPKKKPGPILLHPAPDSNTVNGTSAGETNLEALQKKLEELELDEQQRKRLEAFLTQKQKVGELKDDDFEKICELGAGNGGVVFKVSHRPSGLIMARKLIHLEIKPAIRNQIIRELQVLHECNSPYIVGFYGAFYSDGEISICMEHMDGGSLDQVLKKAGRIPEQILGNVSIAVIKGLAYLREKHKIMHRDVKPSNILVNSRGEIKLCDFGVSGQLIDSMANSFVGTRSYMSPERLQGTHYSVQSDVWSMGLSLVEMAIGRYPIPPPDSSEMEQIFGCPVEGDQSASETSPKPCPPGRAASSHGPDSRPPMAIFELLDYIVNEPPPKLPSIFNAEFQDFVNKCLIKNPAERADLKQLVAHSFIKRAEAEEVDFAGWLCTTIGLNQPGTPPHNAGV, encoded by the exons GACGAACCTGGAGGCCCTGCAGAAGAAgctggaggagctggagctggacgAGCAGCAGCGGAAGCGCCTCGAGGCGTTCCTCACTCAGAAACAGAAGGTGGGGGAGCTGAAGGATGATGACTTCGAGAAGATCTGCGAGCTGGGCGCCGGCAACGGGGGCGTGGTGTTCAAGGTGTCGCACAGGCCCTCCGGGCTCATCATGGCCAGGAAG TTGATTCACCTGGAGATCAAGCCGGCCATCCGGAACCAGATCATCCGGGAGCTGCAGGTCCTGCACGAGTGCAACTCCCCCTACATCGTGGGCTTCTACGGGGCCTTCTACAGCGACGGGGAGATCAGCATCTGCATGGAGCACATG GATGGAGGTTCCTTGGATCAGGTGTTAAAAAAAGCCGGGAGAATCCCGGAGCAGATTTTGGGAAACGTCAGCATAGCA GTAATAAAAGGACTGGCGTACCTGAGGGAGAAGCACAAGATAATGCACAGAG ACGTGAAGCCCTCCAACATCCTGGTGAACTCGCGCGGGGAGATCAAGCTGTGCGACTTCGGGGTGAGCGGCCAGCTCATCGACTCCATGGCCAACTCCTTCGTGGGCACCAGGTCCTACATGTCT CCTGAGCGTCTGCAGGGCACACACTACTCTGTGCAGTCTGATGTGTGGAGCATGGGGCTGTCTCTAGTGGAAATGGCAATCGGACGCTACCCCATCCCCCCTCCTGACAGCAGCGAGATGGAGCAGATCTTCGGCTGCCCAGTAGAGGGCGACCAGTCTGCCAGCGAGACCTCCCCCAAACCCTGTCCGCCAGGCCGCGCAGCGAGCT CTCATGGCCCAGATAGCAGACCACCAATGGCTATTTTTGAATTGCTGGATTACATTGTTAACGAG ccaCCTCCCAAGTTGCCAAGTATCTTCAATGCAGAATTTCAAGATTTTGTTAACAAATG cttAATAAAGAACCCGGCAGAGCGAGCAGATTTAAAACAATTAGTG GCCCATTCGTTCATTAAGAGAGCAGAAGCTGAAGAGGTAGATTTTGCAGGATGGCTCTGTACAACTATTGGCCTTAACCAGCCCGGCACCCCCCCTCACAATGCTGGGGTATGA